In Synechococcus sp. KORDI-52, one genomic interval encodes:
- a CDS encoding peptide deformylase produces MSIRPVLRLGDPALRQRATEVPESWFGSEHLQALINDLIDTKTARSGAGLAAPQIHAPWRVVVVGMAHNPRYPDAAPVPERVIINPLITPLSKTTIAGWEGCLSVPGLRGEVARWANIRLQWRDLQGRCHREHFSGFEARVMQHECDHLDGVLFPDRLQSPTAFGFEEELQASGRLP; encoded by the coding sequence ATGAGCATTCGACCCGTTCTTCGCCTTGGTGATCCTGCCCTTCGCCAGCGGGCGACTGAGGTGCCAGAGAGCTGGTTCGGTTCCGAACATCTCCAGGCCCTGATCAACGACCTGATCGACACCAAAACCGCCCGCTCCGGAGCAGGACTGGCCGCCCCGCAGATCCATGCACCCTGGCGTGTGGTGGTGGTGGGCATGGCCCACAATCCCCGCTATCCCGATGCAGCGCCGGTGCCGGAGCGGGTGATCATCAATCCCTTGATCACTCCCCTGAGCAAGACGACCATCGCGGGCTGGGAAGGCTGCCTGAGCGTGCCGGGCCTGCGGGGCGAGGTGGCCCGCTGGGCCAACATCCGACTGCAATGGCGTGATCTGCAAGGCCGCTGCCACCGCGAACACTTCAGCGGCTTCGAAGCCAGGGTGATGCAGCACGAGTGCGATCACCTCGACGGCGTGCTCTTCCCAGATCGCCTGCAATCGCCGACAGCCTTCGGGTTTGAGGAGGAACTGCAGGCTTCAGGCCGTCTGCCTTAG